The Legionella cincinnatiensis genome includes a region encoding these proteins:
- a CDS encoding DUF4142 domain-containing protein, with product MKSSKNLFVIGFMVTLANIFWGTNSFAASANVKNVESTSDEINILADIAVIDKTEIILGVVASNKKVSADVMDFAKFLIDHHGSNLTQVLEMAHNLHLKSLNSNQSNKLATEGNEAMMKLGSLQGKQFDKAYIDAMVKGHQAALDLIDTQLMKQAKTESIKSFLSNTRAAVAQHLDMAKKIQQNLQP from the coding sequence ATGAAATCATCAAAAAATTTATTCGTAATAGGATTTATGGTAACCTTGGCAAATATTTTTTGGGGTACTAATAGCTTTGCAGCGTCAGCAAATGTCAAAAATGTTGAAAGTACATCCGATGAAATAAACATTTTGGCAGACATTGCTGTTATTGATAAAACTGAAATTATACTGGGAGTTGTTGCATCCAACAAAAAAGTAAGTGCAGATGTAATGGACTTTGCTAAATTTCTCATTGACCATCATGGTAGCAATCTGACTCAAGTCCTTGAAATGGCGCACAATCTTCATCTCAAGTCTCTAAACAGTAATCAGTCAAATAAGCTTGCCACAGAAGGCAATGAAGCAATGATGAAATTGGGAAGCTTACAAGGCAAACAATTTGATAAAGCTTACATTGATGCCATGGTAAAAGGGCATCAGGCTGCTTTAGATTTAATTGATACTCAATTAATGAAACAGGCTAAGACAGAATCCATTAAGAGCTTTCTAAGCAATACTCGTGCGGCAGTAGCACAACATTTAGACATGGCTAAAAAAATACAGCAAAACTTGCAACCTTAA
- a CDS encoding SGNH/GDSL hydrolase family protein, with the protein MAISKRESKKNITHFVVFGDSLSDGKNMGEKFSFLGSWVKGLWLKALGLDKSPNERFTNGYTWADSLRATLISKFLNDDKIKKDSAHRFGRYNLNNADISDDVLYQSPYLRKRYTWDEVTAELREVKRKQRVEDREEGHLFAAKQEGTPEDLINPRHIVDSTDIADAAIAHRHKTNAQRTALHESSDDISDQIITDPRYSKYIQEYYSLDDGRTAQYNGQNFFANYSQGGATSYDYSWKSLFLSLLAPFTSIKLFFTRLIVSNLSKQVDQFLADLEKQEDYEDKEKTLVTVFSGANDLITVNSEPTKEAANLAVQSNIDNIEKLIQQGFKNIVLCNLPDLSLTPRFQGTSREGTAHEVTEYFNTQLEEKYKKLKEKYPSCSIDFFNINSIFTKIYTDVQDNPQSEYAQYFDPKKLKEAYKDSADYTMTPERTSPGSKHMFWDDVHPTTTMHALLMSEFYKNINALGKYKISAPAEQSPEQLCKKFRQKYHEKLENSRFGFLNSNKELSINYKEPAKALHTILRFALDKNNKKADYIRKAMIDLGWWVNNKPNMCIPALADAMWILDPTLARQLEAKLDPHLEQPHSNSPRMIMGALNAGSPRHKTIPPELALPPEVEKKLKMMQNSPNKDKDATLPKPKGSTTFETQELSTRDNTLTLV; encoded by the coding sequence ATGGCAATCAGCAAGCGCGAATCTAAAAAAAATATAACCCACTTTGTTGTATTTGGCGATAGCCTTTCTGACGGTAAAAACATGGGAGAAAAGTTTTCTTTTCTAGGTTCATGGGTAAAAGGTTTATGGCTCAAAGCATTAGGATTAGATAAGTCTCCCAATGAGCGCTTTACCAATGGTTATACATGGGCAGATTCGCTTAGAGCCACTCTTATCAGTAAGTTTCTTAATGACGACAAAATAAAAAAAGATTCTGCTCATCGTTTTGGAAGATATAATCTGAATAATGCGGATATCAGCGATGATGTTCTTTATCAGTCTCCTTATCTCCGAAAAAGATATACTTGGGATGAAGTTACAGCTGAATTAAGAGAAGTAAAACGTAAGCAACGCGTAGAAGATAGAGAAGAAGGACACCTATTTGCAGCAAAGCAAGAAGGTACTCCAGAGGATCTAATAAATCCTAGACATATAGTCGATAGCACTGATATAGCGGATGCTGCAATCGCACATCGGCATAAAACGAACGCTCAACGTACCGCTCTTCATGAATCTTCTGATGACATATCGGATCAGATAATTACAGATCCTCGTTACAGCAAATACATTCAAGAATATTATTCGCTCGATGATGGGCGTACTGCTCAATATAATGGGCAAAATTTCTTCGCAAATTACAGCCAGGGTGGCGCAACATCTTATGATTACAGCTGGAAGAGTCTTTTTCTTTCTCTGCTTGCCCCATTTACTTCGATAAAGCTTTTTTTTACCCGTTTAATTGTATCTAACTTGTCAAAGCAGGTGGATCAATTCTTAGCCGATCTTGAGAAACAAGAGGATTATGAGGATAAAGAAAAGACATTGGTTACTGTATTTTCTGGTGCAAATGATTTAATTACGGTTAATTCAGAACCAACAAAAGAGGCAGCCAATCTTGCAGTACAAAGTAATATAGATAACATTGAGAAATTAATTCAACAGGGTTTTAAAAATATTGTGCTTTGTAATTTGCCCGACTTATCGTTAACTCCACGTTTCCAAGGTACATCAAGAGAAGGTACAGCTCACGAAGTAACAGAATATTTTAATACACAACTCGAAGAGAAATATAAAAAATTAAAAGAGAAATATCCTTCTTGCTCCATTGATTTTTTCAATATCAATTCTATCTTTACTAAAATATATACTGATGTTCAAGATAACCCTCAATCAGAATATGCTCAATATTTTGATCCTAAAAAATTAAAAGAAGCTTATAAAGATTCAGCAGACTATACAATGACTCCGGAGAGAACCTCTCCAGGTTCTAAACATATGTTTTGGGATGATGTGCATCCAACTACTACGATGCATGCTTTGTTGATGTCTGAATTTTACAAAAATATAAATGCGTTAGGTAAATATAAAATCTCGGCGCCAGCGGAACAAAGTCCTGAACAATTGTGTAAAAAATTCAGACAAAAATATCATGAAAAATTAGAAAATTCTCGGTTTGGATTTTTGAATTCAAATAAAGAACTTTCTATTAATTATAAAGAACCTGCTAAAGCGCTGCATACCATATTACGCTTTGCACTGGATAAAAATAACAAAAAAGCAGACTACATACGCAAAGCTATGATTGATTTAGGTTGGTGGGTAAATAATAAACCAAATATGTGTATTCCTGCTCTGGCCGATGCCATGTGGATTTTAGATCCAACTTTAGCTCGACAGTTAGAGGCAAAATTGGATCCTCATTTGGAACAACCGCACTCTAATTCCCCTAGGATGATAATGGGAGCTTTAAATGCAGGCTCTCCTCGCCACAAAACAATTCCTCCAGAGCTTGCTTTACCTCCTGAGGTTGAGAAAAAATTAAAAATGATGCAAAATTCTCCTAATAAAGATAAGGACGCAACTTTGCCTAAACCAAAAGGAAGTACAACATTTGAAACACAAGAATTATCGACAAGAGATAATACTTTGACTCTTGTTTAA
- a CDS encoding helicase HerA-like domain-containing protein: MYEDLSTPYQVPKSIASLQLGGILIEDKILKNAPVNLVLKSFNRHGLIAGATGSGKTKTMQVLSEQLSLAGVPSLVMDIKGDISGLAKSGVATPDIEARCQSLQVSYTPRGYPIELFTLSSVPGIPLRATISDFGALLFSRMLGINETQAGVITIIFEYAKDNSMPLIDLQDFKALLQYIQSKKGNAEIESQYGSVATASIGSIMRKIVELESQGGQHFFGEPAFKIDDLLQYNENGQGVISIVRLMDMQDRPQLFSTFMLKLLTDIYRQLPELGDPDKPKLVLFIDEAHLIFKNASKALLNTLETIVKLIRSKGVGLIFCTQTPNDIPEAVLGQLGLKIQHALRAFTAKDRQAMKLVAQNFPPSTYYDTEKMLTTLSIGEALLSALDAEGEPTPLIHCMIRPPESRMGILTDSEVQQMLNASHLYQRYFRPQNPYSAAEMLAEKKQNTAMDTPQPTHEKETTSEPSLLVTMSKNTLVRQLARDFFHWLLKNLTKRRQR; encoded by the coding sequence ATGTATGAAGATCTGAGCACCCCCTATCAAGTACCCAAAAGTATTGCTTCCTTACAATTGGGAGGCATTCTTATTGAAGATAAAATATTAAAAAATGCTCCGGTTAATCTCGTACTAAAATCATTTAACCGACATGGCTTAATTGCTGGGGCTACTGGTAGTGGGAAAACAAAAACGATGCAAGTGCTTTCTGAGCAATTGTCTCTGGCTGGAGTCCCTAGTCTGGTGATGGATATTAAAGGAGATATTTCCGGTTTGGCAAAGTCAGGAGTTGCGACTCCAGATATCGAGGCTCGATGCCAATCCCTACAAGTATCATATACTCCACGTGGATACCCCATAGAGTTATTCACTCTAAGTAGTGTTCCAGGAATCCCCTTGCGCGCAACTATTTCTGACTTTGGTGCTCTTTTGTTTTCAAGAATGTTAGGAATTAATGAAACTCAAGCTGGAGTTATCACTATTATTTTTGAATATGCTAAAGACAACTCAATGCCTCTAATTGATCTACAAGATTTTAAAGCCTTATTGCAATACATACAAAGCAAAAAAGGAAATGCAGAAATAGAATCTCAATATGGTAGTGTTGCTACAGCTTCGATAGGTTCTATTATGCGAAAAATAGTCGAATTAGAATCTCAGGGTGGCCAACATTTTTTTGGCGAACCCGCTTTTAAAATTGATGATTTATTACAATATAACGAAAATGGCCAGGGAGTTATCTCCATTGTTCGTTTAATGGACATGCAAGATCGCCCCCAGTTATTCTCAACATTTATGTTAAAATTACTTACCGATATTTATCGCCAATTACCTGAATTAGGCGATCCTGATAAACCAAAATTAGTTTTATTTATTGACGAAGCACACCTAATTTTCAAAAATGCGAGCAAAGCCTTATTAAATACATTAGAAACCATTGTTAAATTAATTCGCTCCAAAGGTGTGGGCTTGATTTTTTGCACTCAAACACCAAACGATATTCCTGAGGCTGTTTTAGGACAGCTCGGATTAAAAATTCAACACGCACTACGCGCATTTACAGCAAAAGATCGACAAGCAATGAAATTAGTAGCTCAAAACTTCCCCCCATCAACCTATTATGATACAGAAAAAATGCTAACTACTTTAAGCATTGGTGAAGCTCTTTTGAGTGCTCTTGACGCTGAAGGAGAACCCACACCATTAATTCATTGTATGATTAGACCGCCAGAATCAAGAATGGGTATATTAACTGATAGTGAAGTACAACAAATGCTTAACGCATCTCATTTGTATCAACGCTATTTTCGTCCGCAAAATCCCTATTCCGCTGCAGAAATGCTTGCTGAAAAAAAGCAAAACACAGCAATGGATACCCCTCAACCCACACATGAGAAAGAGACAACCTCAGAGCCTTCTCTATTGGTAACAATGAGTAAGAATACATTAGTGAGACAACTTGCCCGAGATTTTTTTCATTGGCTATTAAAAAACTTAACGAAGCGTAGACAAAGATAA
- a CDS encoding TM0106 family RecB-like putative nuclease: MYLESNQIVFSPSDLTQFMDSPFASWMDHLAITNPELLPPADENNELLSVLHDMGNQHESEVLAAFEARGLTITNLRKRTDSYDATIDAMKNGIDVIYQAHLELLPFRGYADFLIKVQGKSIFGDYCYEVWDTKLAKSVKSYFLMQLCCYAEMLQKMQQARAEHITIILGNKEQKRFRLHDYFYFYQNLKHKFLSVHQQFDPFKCPDPALSKSWGRWSTHAEHLLLKADHLIQVATITSGQIKKLNQAGIHTMTALANCEYKTVKGIKSELFEHLKAQAKIQKESIGKDVPAYQLINHENGKKLGLALLPPKSKNDIFFDIEGFPLEDGGLEYLWGVTYFDENEQRRYMDFWAHNKDQEKESFRSFVEWVYKRWQQDPSMHIYHYASYEITACRKLMSKYGVCEYEVDQLLRNEVFVDLYKIVKGALLIGEPRYSIKNVEHLYRAQRDTEVGSGGDSVVVYERWRENPDGDTWQTSKILNDIRSYNIDDCNSTQELVTWLREKQAECGICFLGKTELIEPEIKEEINERIKLRDRLLERASQLHSEGQEQLSKIHFVMAWSIEFHRRESKPVFWRLFDRLGLSEEELLEDIDCLAHCQRTEKPPYKSAPKARNLVYEYSFDPDQEFKANAKEYYLLGKETSDGKNIKATCYDEGSDLEHGIIALQIKNEPDSPVTLIPNEYVNPDPIPQAITKQAEAFAKGALAQSAIVDFLSKSIPRIKGHIPGQAISCSHDPDQRLHEIIQAVINLDNSYLTLQGPPGAGKTYTGKHLIAELIKKGKKVGISSNSHKAINNLLINTAKYCHKEGVIGHFACTRNTDSIIDELQISVLENKSIAGFLQPGCVVGTTAWGFARDDLEHAFDYLFIDEAGQVSVANLIAMSRSASNIILMGDQMQLGQPSQGSHPEDSGLSILDYLLHSTPTIPDSMGIFLGTTYRMHSAVNQFISEAIYEGKLETAPENDTQLITIPDGYQGILNKEAGIIAVPVIHEGNTQGSDEEVEQIFSLAHELLGRTFRDKNGKQRTIDWEDILFVAPYNFQVNKLKAALGDQARVGSVDKFQGQEAPIVFLSMCASSANESPRGLNFLFDKNRINVAISRAQCMAIIVYSPALLDSVPNNIEQIAMMNMFCQLVNDR, encoded by the coding sequence ATGTATCTTGAATCCAATCAAATTGTATTCTCACCGTCAGATTTGACTCAGTTTATGGATAGCCCTTTTGCTTCGTGGATGGATCATCTGGCAATAACAAATCCTGAGTTACTCCCTCCTGCTGATGAAAATAATGAGTTGCTCAGCGTCTTGCATGATATGGGAAATCAACATGAATCAGAAGTATTAGCCGCTTTTGAAGCAAGAGGATTAACGATTACTAATTTGCGCAAGCGAACAGATTCATATGACGCTACTATAGATGCTATGAAAAATGGAATAGATGTAATTTATCAGGCGCATTTGGAATTGTTACCGTTTAGAGGATATGCTGATTTTTTGATTAAAGTCCAAGGTAAAAGTATTTTTGGAGATTATTGTTATGAAGTTTGGGATACTAAATTAGCTAAGTCTGTTAAGTCCTATTTTTTGATGCAATTATGTTGTTATGCTGAAATGCTTCAGAAGATGCAACAAGCAAGAGCAGAGCATATCACCATCATTCTGGGTAACAAAGAACAAAAAAGATTCCGGCTTCATGATTATTTTTATTTCTACCAAAATCTTAAGCACAAATTTTTGTCAGTACATCAACAATTCGATCCCTTTAAATGCCCAGATCCGGCTTTGTCTAAAAGTTGGGGAAGATGGAGCACCCATGCAGAGCACCTTCTATTAAAAGCAGATCATCTGATTCAGGTTGCTACTATTACCTCGGGACAAATCAAAAAATTAAATCAAGCAGGCATCCATACTATGACTGCTTTAGCTAATTGTGAGTATAAAACTGTAAAAGGAATAAAATCTGAATTATTCGAGCACCTAAAAGCTCAGGCCAAAATTCAAAAAGAGAGCATTGGCAAGGATGTTCCTGCTTATCAATTAATTAATCATGAAAATGGAAAAAAACTGGGATTGGCTCTGCTACCCCCTAAATCAAAAAATGATATCTTTTTTGATATCGAAGGGTTTCCTTTAGAAGATGGAGGATTAGAATATCTTTGGGGTGTGACTTATTTTGATGAGAATGAGCAGCGTCGATACATGGATTTTTGGGCCCATAACAAGGATCAGGAAAAAGAAAGTTTTAGATCATTTGTTGAATGGGTATATAAAAGATGGCAGCAAGATCCTTCTATGCACATTTACCATTATGCAAGCTATGAAATTACTGCTTGCCGGAAGTTAATGAGCAAATATGGAGTGTGTGAGTATGAAGTGGATCAATTGTTACGCAATGAAGTATTTGTTGATTTATATAAAATCGTAAAAGGTGCGCTATTAATAGGGGAACCGCGTTACTCAATCAAAAATGTTGAACATTTGTACCGTGCTCAACGAGATACAGAAGTAGGTTCTGGTGGCGATTCAGTGGTTGTTTACGAGCGATGGCGAGAAAACCCTGATGGTGATACTTGGCAAACATCAAAAATATTAAACGATATTCGCTCTTATAATATTGATGATTGTAACTCGACCCAGGAATTGGTTACTTGGTTAAGAGAGAAACAAGCGGAGTGTGGTATTTGTTTTCTTGGCAAAACAGAATTGATCGAACCTGAAATTAAAGAAGAAATTAATGAGCGTATTAAACTTCGTGACAGATTGCTTGAACGAGCCTCACAATTGCATAGCGAAGGCCAGGAACAGTTATCTAAAATTCATTTTGTTATGGCTTGGTCAATCGAATTTCATAGACGTGAATCCAAACCTGTCTTTTGGCGGTTATTTGATCGATTAGGGTTAAGCGAAGAAGAGTTACTTGAGGATATAGATTGCTTAGCCCATTGCCAGCGAACTGAAAAACCACCTTATAAATCTGCTCCAAAAGCACGAAATTTGGTTTACGAATATTCGTTTGATCCGGATCAGGAATTCAAAGCGAATGCAAAAGAATATTATCTGTTAGGAAAGGAGACGTCTGATGGTAAAAACATAAAGGCTACTTGCTATGATGAAGGCAGTGATTTGGAGCATGGGATTATTGCACTGCAAATAAAAAATGAACCTGATAGTCCTGTTACTTTAATTCCAAATGAATATGTTAATCCTGATCCAATACCGCAAGCAATTACAAAACAGGCTGAGGCATTTGCAAAAGGAGCGTTAGCTCAATCCGCTATCGTGGATTTTTTGAGTAAATCTATTCCAAGAATTAAGGGGCATATACCTGGTCAAGCAATATCGTGTAGTCATGATCCAGATCAACGATTGCATGAGATTATTCAGGCAGTGATTAATCTGGATAATAGTTATCTGACTCTTCAAGGTCCACCAGGTGCTGGCAAGACATATACAGGGAAACATTTGATTGCAGAGCTGATTAAAAAAGGAAAAAAAGTAGGGATATCCTCCAACAGCCATAAAGCCATCAATAATTTATTGATTAATACAGCCAAGTATTGTCATAAAGAAGGAGTTATTGGTCATTTTGCGTGTACACGTAACACGGACTCAATCATTGATGAATTGCAGATTAGTGTGCTGGAAAATAAGAGTATCGCTGGCTTTTTGCAACCAGGATGTGTCGTAGGAACTACAGCTTGGGGCTTTGCTAGAGATGATCTGGAGCATGCATTTGATTATCTTTTTATTGATGAGGCAGGACAAGTGAGTGTTGCAAACTTGATTGCTATGAGCAGATCTGCCTCTAACATCATTTTAATGGGGGATCAGATGCAATTGGGTCAACCCTCCCAAGGCAGTCATCCAGAAGATAGTGGATTGTCCATTCTCGATTATCTGTTGCATTCAACTCCGACTATTCCTGACTCAATGGGGATATTTTTGGGAACAACTTATCGTATGCATTCGGCGGTCAATCAATTTATTAGTGAGGCTATATATGAAGGCAAGCTTGAAACTGCTCCAGAAAATGATACGCAATTGATAACTATCCCAGATGGTTATCAGGGTATTTTGAACAAGGAGGCTGGCATAATCGCTGTACCAGTGATTCATGAAGGTAATACTCAAGGCAGTGATGAAGAAGTAGAGCAAATTTTTTCTTTAGCCCATGAATTGTTGGGACGAACTTTTAGGGACAAAAACGGTAAACAAAGAACAATTGATTGGGAGGATATACTTTTTGTTGCCCCATATAATTTTCAGGTTAATAAACTAAAAGCAGCCCTTGGAGATCAAGCAAGGGTAGGTAGTGTTGACAAATTCCAGGGGCAAGAAGCGCCCATTGTATTTTTAAGTATGTGCGCAAGTAGTGCTAATGAGTCACCTCGGGGTTTAAATTTTCTTTTTGACAAAAATCGCATTAATGTTGCGATCTCAAGAGCACAATGTATGGCTATTATTGTGTATTCTCCGGCATTGTTGGATTCTGTACCCAATAATATAGAGCAAATCGCTATGATGAATATGTTTTGTCAATTAGTGAACGATCGGTAG
- a CDS encoding Rho GTPase-activating protein produces MAGPYNTHHIVNVFRSIVQLISQYPELLKTQGIFRIPGSKEEIERLLEQLICDHFNVEALSHYIMNENTVNNEHLHNVLGMISTVLKGSQLLASTDDLLVSFSKKLKPLLDSPQEEDLKNTIAAQLFDNFINDLLLSKRIDYQRAGEILYHYFHLMHQVGKCQEINRMTYNNLAIIIAPSLTHELSLYTGNNLLDLTSYVSQLTPVLENYIADTKWGFDFNKYHADKVEHLENTRQSLREQLEHMKEASRKSVTIPMKSFMLQASMIKAQIDAIKEEQQDHSLKKKARKELGKQLDPLKEEQSDLLAKISELAPKIKAMNSGQQQIQKEIDMLTYSGHRVTLRENPSNNSNLAQFSIFESSSSNASTVLFPIPEEKEELEDQEETIHQEPQRPQ; encoded by the coding sequence ATGGCAGGCCCTTACAATACGCATCATATAGTTAATGTGTTTCGTTCAATTGTTCAATTAATATCGCAATATCCGGAATTATTAAAGACGCAAGGAATCTTTCGGATCCCTGGATCGAAAGAAGAAATAGAGCGTTTACTCGAACAGCTTATCTGTGATCATTTTAATGTAGAAGCCTTGAGTCACTACATAATGAATGAAAATACAGTTAATAATGAGCACCTCCATAATGTTTTAGGAATGATATCTACAGTGCTTAAAGGGAGCCAACTATTAGCCTCCACAGATGATCTACTTGTATCCTTTTCTAAAAAATTAAAGCCATTATTGGATTCTCCTCAAGAAGAAGATCTTAAAAACACCATAGCAGCTCAATTATTTGATAACTTCATTAATGATCTGCTTCTTTCAAAGAGAATAGATTATCAACGTGCAGGAGAAATTCTTTATCATTATTTTCATTTAATGCATCAAGTAGGTAAATGCCAAGAAATTAATCGCATGACTTATAATAATCTTGCCATTATCATAGCACCTAGCCTTACTCACGAGTTGAGCCTATATACTGGAAATAACTTATTAGATTTGACAAGTTATGTGAGTCAATTAACTCCTGTATTAGAAAATTACATTGCAGACACGAAATGGGGTTTTGATTTTAATAAATACCATGCGGACAAAGTAGAGCATTTAGAAAACACGAGACAATCTTTGCGTGAACAACTAGAGCATATGAAAGAAGCTTCCAGAAAATCAGTTACCATTCCGATGAAAAGCTTCATGTTGCAAGCATCCATGATAAAAGCACAAATTGATGCTATAAAAGAAGAACAACAAGATCATTCCCTTAAAAAGAAAGCGAGGAAAGAGTTAGGTAAGCAACTTGACCCCCTAAAAGAAGAGCAAAGCGATCTTCTTGCGAAAATTTCTGAATTAGCTCCCAAAATTAAGGCAATGAACAGCGGGCAGCAACAAATACAAAAAGAAATCGATATGCTCACTTACTCAGGCCATCGAGTAACACTACGAGAGAATCCATCAAATAATTCTAATCTTGCTCAATTTAGTATTTTTGAGTCAAGTAGTTCTAATGCAAGTACTGTGTTATTTCCTATTCCTGAAGAAAAGGAAGAACTTGAAGACCAAGAAGAGACTATTCATCAAGAACCACAACGTCCACAATAA
- a CDS encoding class I SAM-dependent methyltransferase, translated as MREKILKDYNVATTSLLANYWKNEAKSKENWPVLTQKQGTREKDLFKDPLMQNFVNEQIKEEAEQRLDKRMWLPLATRTRFFRQTVSEAVKNKEIKQVIILGSGFDTLPARKIKYTQQFGVRFFEIDQPQILNCKEQIYAEQYINKNATYISLDYVKGNLIAALTNNDIDFTKPTLILWEGNTFYLEKEEVLRILRDLSSQFSHLVITFDYMHTLMQTGAQQLDSSAKEKCLEKTLDEFASKKSPFKTFFEPDEIVSVCKELGIQCVDHKTAAELAKEYKVDQEPYYTAETYSMVTFEHK; from the coding sequence ATGCGTGAAAAAATTTTAAAAGATTATAATGTTGCTACGACTTCATTATTAGCGAACTATTGGAAGAATGAGGCTAAATCTAAAGAAAATTGGCCTGTACTAACACAAAAGCAAGGTACAAGAGAAAAAGACTTATTTAAAGATCCTCTGATGCAGAACTTTGTTAATGAGCAAATAAAAGAGGAAGCAGAACAAAGACTCGATAAAAGAATGTGGTTGCCATTAGCTACCAGAACGCGTTTCTTTAGACAAACTGTATCCGAAGCCGTGAAAAACAAAGAAATAAAGCAGGTTATCATTTTAGGTAGTGGCTTTGATACTTTGCCCGCACGCAAAATAAAATATACGCAACAATTTGGAGTACGTTTTTTTGAAATTGATCAGCCCCAAATTTTAAACTGTAAAGAACAGATTTATGCAGAACAATATATTAATAAGAATGCCACTTACATCTCTCTCGATTATGTGAAAGGTAATTTAATTGCCGCATTAACAAACAATGATATTGATTTTACAAAGCCCACTTTAATTCTATGGGAAGGAAATACATTTTATCTTGAAAAAGAAGAGGTACTAAGAATTTTACGTGATTTATCAAGTCAGTTTAGCCACTTAGTTATTACGTTCGATTATATGCACACTCTTATGCAAACAGGGGCACAGCAATTAGATTCATCCGCCAAAGAAAAATGCCTCGAAAAAACTTTAGATGAGTTTGCCAGTAAAAAATCTCCTTTTAAAACATTTTTTGAGCCGGACGAGATTGTTTCTGTATGCAAAGAGTTAGGAATTCAATGCGTTGATCATAAAACAGCAGCAGAATTAGCAAAAGAATATAAAGTGGATCAAGAGCCCTACTATACAGCTGAAACTTATTCTATGGTAACGTTTGAGCATAAATAG
- a CDS encoding manganese efflux pump MntP family protein — protein sequence MSFFEPIILGLVLSADSFSAAIAMGLKPHTLRDSFKFAFLSGGAEFIATFIGAITGEKVISQFSSIDHWIAFLLLLAVSIHMLYEGFVEWKNRNSTIQGVKFHGLIKLLSVAIATSLDALAVGVSLGVSNKPLWPYLISIGGWAFASTIMGMGIAKKIPQRLSAVFNIIGACILLILAVEMMKL from the coding sequence ATGAGTTTTTTTGAACCAATAATATTGGGGCTGGTGTTAAGTGCAGATTCATTTTCAGCTGCCATCGCAATGGGACTTAAACCCCATACATTAAGAGACTCATTTAAATTTGCATTTTTATCGGGTGGGGCAGAATTCATTGCTACATTTATAGGTGCTATAACTGGTGAAAAAGTGATTTCTCAATTTAGCTCTATCGATCATTGGATTGCATTTTTATTACTGCTCGCTGTTTCTATCCATATGCTTTATGAGGGTTTTGTTGAATGGAAAAACAGAAATAGTACGATACAGGGCGTTAAATTTCATGGTCTTATCAAATTGTTAAGCGTTGCAATTGCAACAAGTTTAGATGCTCTTGCCGTAGGGGTTAGTTTGGGTGTTTCTAATAAACCATTATGGCCTTACTTAATTTCTATAGGTGGTTGGGCATTTGCATCGACTATAATGGGTATGGGTATAGCAAAAAAGATTCCACAACGATTATCGGCAGTTTTCAATATCATTGGAGCATGTATATTACTTATTCTTGCTGTTGAAATGATGAAATTATAA
- a CDS encoding alpha/beta hydrolase, with protein sequence MQNAQTFILIHGAWHASWCWNRIAKELFLKGHKVFMPDLPGHGLKNHRSSSSIGLADYVSSVVQLIQQQQEQVILVGHSMAGLVISEVAEIIPDAIRELIFVAGYVPHDQKSLFSLAQESESNNLTPFLIIDELLQEIRLQCSPDLINVFFNCCRREDAQKAMSQLQAQPMRPFTETIHIGEKYARIPKRSLVCRYDQALLSSDQLRMSREVTDNIIYLDADHAAYYSGVKQIVDELLK encoded by the coding sequence ATGCAAAACGCTCAAACATTTATTTTAATTCATGGTGCCTGGCATGCTTCTTGGTGCTGGAATCGTATTGCAAAAGAGCTTTTCTTAAAAGGGCATAAAGTTTTTATGCCTGATTTGCCTGGTCATGGCTTAAAAAATCATAGAAGTAGTAGTTCCATAGGTTTAGCGGATTACGTGAGCAGTGTGGTTCAATTAATTCAACAGCAACAAGAACAGGTGATCCTTGTTGGCCATAGTATGGCCGGTTTAGTTATTTCAGAGGTTGCAGAAATTATTCCCGATGCCATTCGCGAACTCATTTTTGTCGCAGGCTATGTCCCACACGATCAGAAGTCTTTGTTTTCATTAGCCCAAGAATCCGAATCAAATAATCTGACGCCTTTTTTAATTATCGATGAGCTATTACAAGAAATTCGCCTTCAGTGTTCACCAGATTTAATCAATGTTTTTTTTAACTGTTGTAGAAGAGAGGATGCTCAAAAAGCGATGTCTCAATTACAGGCGCAGCCTATGCGACCATTTACTGAAACAATTCATATTGGTGAAAAATATGCTCGTATTCCTAAACGTTCTTTAGTTTGTCGCTATGATCAGGCTCTACTTTCAAGTGATCAGTTGCGTATGAGTAGAGAAGTTACCGATAATATTATATATTTAGATGCTGACCATGCTGCCTATTATTCAGGCGTCAAGCAGATTGTAGATGAATTATTAAAATAA